From Thalassotalea euphylliae, the proteins below share one genomic window:
- a CDS encoding glycine cleavage system protein R produces MDHLVISFVGKDQPGIVDKLSGIIQQHQGNWQNSSLHHLTGTFAGVIEVSASSEHIEALNQALQALQELQVQTQITTPADSGEQAAVTLELTANDRQGIVQDISSVIHQQGGNLIKLVSKQGAAPHTGQTMFNAKAQIAVNQTQLDTLISALENLADDLMVDISQ; encoded by the coding sequence ATGGATCATTTAGTGATTAGTTTTGTTGGCAAAGACCAACCGGGTATCGTAGATAAACTATCAGGTATTATTCAACAGCACCAAGGTAACTGGCAGAACAGTAGTCTGCACCACCTAACGGGGACCTTTGCCGGTGTTATTGAGGTGTCAGCCAGTAGCGAACATATCGAAGCCCTGAACCAAGCACTTCAAGCCTTGCAGGAGTTACAGGTGCAAACGCAAATCACCACCCCCGCAGACAGCGGCGAACAAGCTGCGGTGACACTTGAGCTAACCGCCAACGATCGCCAAGGCATAGTGCAAGATATTTCGTCGGTCATCCACCAACAAGGCGGTAACCTTATTAAATTAGTCAGTAAGCAAGGAGCGGCGCCGCACACAGGGCAAACCATGTTCAACGCCAAAGCACAAATTGCCGTCAATCAAACGCAACTTGATACGCTTATCTCAGCGCTGGAAAACTTAGCTGACGATTTAATGGTCGATATCAGTCAATAA
- the ettA gene encoding energy-dependent translational throttle protein EttA: MALPDKFIYSMHRVSKVVPPKRTILKDISLSFFPGAKIGVLGLNGAGKSTLLRIMAGVDTEFEGEAHALAGTNIGYLPQEPELDENKTVREVVEEGVSVVKDAMARLDQVYAAYAEPDADFDALAKEQGELEAILASADGHNLDNQLERAADALRLPDWDQKVGVLSGGERRRVALCRLLLQKPDMLLLDEPTNHLDAESVAWLERFLHDYTGTVVAITHDRYFLDNVAGWILELDRGEGIPWEGNYSSWLEQKEKRLEIEAKSESARQKTIKQELEWVRQSPKARQSKNKARMARFEELNSQDHQKRNETNELYIPPGPRLGDKVLEVNNLTKSFGDRVLIDDLSFSIPKGAIVGIIGANGAGKSTLFKMLSNTEQPDSGSVELGDTVKLASVDQFRDDMDGKNTVYQEISEGHDIIEIGTYEINARAYCSRFNFKGNDQQKYIGDLSGGERNRVHLAKLVKTGGNLLLLDEPTNDLDVETLRALEEALLEFPGCAMVISHDRWFLDRIATHIIDYRDEGQVNFFEGNFTDYDAWLKKTLGPDANQPHRIKYKKIS, encoded by the coding sequence ATGGCACTGCCAGATAAATTTATTTACTCAATGCACCGCGTTTCAAAAGTGGTGCCGCCAAAACGAACCATATTAAAAGATATTTCCTTATCGTTTTTCCCAGGCGCCAAAATTGGTGTCTTGGGTTTAAACGGTGCGGGTAAATCAACCTTGCTGCGCATTATGGCGGGTGTTGACACGGAATTCGAAGGTGAGGCGCACGCGCTGGCAGGCACGAATATTGGTTACTTGCCGCAAGAACCTGAGTTAGACGAAAACAAAACCGTTCGCGAAGTTGTTGAAGAAGGTGTTTCTGTCGTTAAAGATGCTATGGCACGCCTTGATCAAGTTTACGCTGCCTACGCTGAGCCTGATGCAGATTTCGACGCCCTTGCCAAAGAACAAGGTGAATTAGAAGCCATTTTAGCAAGTGCTGACGGTCACAACCTTGACAACCAATTAGAGCGCGCCGCAGACGCCCTGCGCCTGCCTGACTGGGATCAAAAAGTCGGAGTATTAAGTGGTGGTGAACGCCGCCGTGTTGCACTATGTCGCTTATTACTGCAAAAACCAGATATGTTGCTGCTCGACGAACCAACGAACCACTTGGACGCCGAATCAGTCGCGTGGTTAGAGCGCTTCTTACACGACTACACAGGTACTGTGGTGGCAATTACCCATGACCGTTACTTCTTAGATAATGTAGCGGGCTGGATTCTAGAGCTTGACCGCGGTGAAGGTATTCCATGGGAAGGTAACTACTCGTCATGGCTAGAGCAGAAAGAAAAACGCCTCGAAATTGAAGCTAAATCTGAAAGTGCTCGCCAAAAAACCATCAAGCAGGAGCTTGAATGGGTGCGTCAAAGCCCGAAAGCCCGCCAATCGAAAAACAAAGCCCGTATGGCTCGTTTTGAAGAGCTTAACAGCCAAGATCACCAAAAGCGTAATGAAACAAACGAGCTTTATATTCCACCGGGGCCGCGTTTAGGCGATAAAGTCTTGGAAGTAAACAACTTAACTAAGTCGTTTGGCGATCGCGTATTAATTGATGACCTGAGCTTCTCAATCCCCAAAGGTGCGATTGTCGGTATTATCGGGGCGAATGGTGCGGGTAAATCGACGCTATTTAAAATGTTATCAAACACGGAACAGCCTGATTCAGGCTCAGTTGAATTGGGTGACACGGTTAAACTTGCCAGTGTTGATCAGTTCCGCGATGACATGGATGGTAAAAATACCGTTTACCAAGAGATCTCAGAAGGCCATGACATTATTGAAATTGGCACTTACGAAATCAACGCCCGCGCTTACTGTTCACGCTTTAACTTTAAAGGCAATGATCAGCAAAAATACATTGGCGACCTCTCAGGTGGTGAGCGCAACCGCGTACATTTAGCAAAGCTAGTAAAAACTGGCGGTAACTTATTACTACTGGATGAGCCAACCAACGACCTTGATGTTGAAACGTTGCGCGCATTAGAAGAAGCGCTATTAGAGTTTCCAGGCTGTGCCATGGTTATTTCACATGACCGCTGGTTCCTCGACCGCATCGCGACCCACATTATTGACTACCGCGACGAAGGCCAAGTGAACTTTTTTGAAGGTAACTTTACCGACTACGACGCATGGCTGAAAAAAACGCTTGGACCTGATGCAAATCAACCTCATCGCATTAAGTACAAAAAAATCAGTTAA
- a CDS encoding PilZ domain-containing protein → MENRRQFTRILFSIKATLYIEEQLQEIAYPVSIHDISLNGALVTAPKCNTPLKAKLGRLVFNLGDSDALVEMHIGVVHQEPDVIGLQCNAIDIDSVTYLRRLVELNLGDQSQLEKELSQLSKSQP, encoded by the coding sequence ATGGAAAATAGACGTCAATTCACCCGTATCCTGTTTTCAATTAAAGCGACCTTGTACATTGAAGAACAATTGCAAGAAATCGCTTACCCCGTGTCGATCCACGATATTTCGCTTAATGGTGCGCTGGTCACCGCTCCTAAATGCAACACACCATTAAAAGCCAAATTAGGTCGATTAGTTTTTAACTTAGGCGACAGCGATGCGTTAGTTGAAATGCACATTGGTGTCGTGCACCAAGAGCCAGATGTCATTGGATTACAATGTAATGCTATCGATATTGACAGTGTCACCTACCTTAGACGCTTGGTTGAATTGAATCTCGGCGACCAATCACAGCTAGAAAAAGAGCTTTCTCAACTGTCCAAAAGTCAGCCTTAA
- a CDS encoding AMP-binding protein codes for MALNENNIDLHGLSSLAELITEACNKYADKPAFSCLGQTFTFSQTYEKAVSFSKYLQQHTGLQAGDRIAVQLPNLIQFPVVAYGALLAGVVLVNTNPLYTPREMQHQFKDSGAKAIVILADLLPNLTQIIDETDIEHVIVTQATDFLMPDKRYQGEYLSLVDCLEQGANVESLTPVKGELSDLAVLQYTGGTTGLSKGAMLSQINLLANAEQSFQRFKPKCFDGEDVYICPLPLYHIYAFLVNLILAAAHGAHNVLIPNPRDIDAFVKTLSAYRFTHFTGINTLFVGLCQHPDFVKLDFSSLRMTISGGTALTHSAADIWMEVTGCTISEGYGLSETSPVLCFNEPGNERLGTIGYPLVDTDLQIWDENNQVVAQGQEGEIVAKGPQVMSGYWQQEEATAKSIINGYFKTGDVGVIDEDGRIRIVDRLKDMIIVSGFNVYPNEVEDVLSNHGDILEAAVIGEPDEGTGEKVSAFVVLKPESTLTESDVKAFCKEHLTPYKAPKKVTFIAELPKSTVGKILRRELRTA; via the coding sequence ATGGCACTTAATGAAAATAATATTGATCTTCATGGCCTCTCTTCTTTAGCAGAGCTAATCACAGAAGCTTGTAATAAGTACGCAGATAAACCCGCATTTAGCTGTTTAGGGCAAACATTTACTTTCTCTCAAACCTATGAAAAGGCTGTGAGTTTCAGCAAGTACCTGCAGCAACACACTGGGTTACAAGCGGGTGACCGCATTGCTGTTCAGCTACCTAACCTGATCCAATTTCCTGTTGTCGCATACGGCGCTTTGCTGGCGGGTGTCGTGTTAGTTAATACTAACCCGCTATACACGCCACGTGAAATGCAGCATCAGTTTAAAGACTCTGGCGCGAAAGCGATTGTGATTTTGGCAGATTTGCTACCAAACCTTACGCAAATTATTGATGAGACTGACATTGAGCATGTGATTGTCACGCAGGCTACTGACTTTTTAATGCCTGACAAACGCTACCAAGGTGAGTACCTGTCTTTAGTGGATTGTCTTGAACAAGGCGCCAATGTTGAAAGCTTAACGCCTGTTAAGGGCGAATTAAGTGATCTGGCGGTACTGCAATACACAGGTGGTACTACGGGGTTATCGAAAGGGGCAATGCTGTCTCAAATTAATTTGCTGGCAAATGCCGAGCAATCGTTCCAGCGCTTTAAGCCTAAATGTTTCGACGGGGAAGATGTTTATATTTGTCCGTTGCCGCTCTACCATATTTATGCTTTCTTGGTGAATTTGATCTTAGCCGCAGCTCATGGCGCGCATAACGTATTGATTCCAAACCCTCGCGATATTGATGCCTTTGTTAAAACTTTATCGGCATATCGTTTTACCCACTTTACTGGTATCAACACCTTGTTTGTTGGTTTGTGTCAGCACCCAGATTTTGTCAAGTTAGACTTCAGCTCGCTACGTATGACGATTTCTGGAGGTACTGCGCTAACACATAGTGCTGCAGATATTTGGATGGAAGTCACCGGCTGTACTATTTCAGAAGGCTATGGTTTATCTGAAACGTCTCCTGTACTTTGTTTTAACGAACCGGGTAATGAGCGTTTAGGCACGATTGGCTACCCGCTTGTGGATACAGATCTGCAAATATGGGATGAAAACAACCAAGTTGTTGCCCAAGGTCAAGAAGGGGAAATTGTCGCTAAAGGTCCGCAAGTCATGTCGGGTTACTGGCAACAAGAGGAAGCAACGGCTAAATCCATCATTAACGGTTACTTTAAAACAGGTGATGTTGGCGTCATTGATGAAGACGGTCGCATTCGCATTGTTGATCGCTTAAAAGATATGATTATTGTCTCAGGCTTCAATGTTTACCCAAATGAAGTGGAAGACGTACTTAGTAACCATGGTGATATTCTGGAAGCGGCAGTTATCGGTGAACCTGATGAGGGAACGGGTGAAAAAGTATCTGCGTTTGTGGTACTAAAACCCGAATCAACATTAACGGAAAGTGATGTTAAAGCTTTCTGTAAAGAGCACCTAACACCGTACAAAGCCCCTAAAAAAGTCACTTTTATTGCAGAATTACCTAAGTCTACCGTCGGTAAAATCTTACGCCGTGAGCTAAGAACTGCATAA